Genomic window (Gammaproteobacteria bacterium):
CCCGGTGAAAGCCCCCTTCTTGTGGCCGAACAGCTCTGATTCCAGAAGGTTCTCCGGAATCGCGCCGCAGTTGATGGAGATATAGGGCATGTCGGTGCGATCCCCGTTGGCGTGGATGACCTTCGCCATCAGCTCCTTGCCGGTGCCGCTCTCGCCGTCAATCAATACCGGGAGGTCCGTGGGCGCCGCCTTCTCCGCCGTCTCAAGCGATTCCAGCAATTTGGGGTTCTCACCGAACACACCCTCGAAGACGAAGCTGCGGTCCAGCAGGGCCTGGCGCCGCTCCCTCTCCGATGCCGGCGCCTCGGCCTTTTTCCCGGCCGAGGCCTGAACGAAGCGCTCCTTGTGCGACAGTTGCATCACATCGTCGCGCAGGGCGTTGCACTGGTCCAGCAGCTTCTGGATCTCCGCGCGCTCCATACGCTGCGACCAGCGCAGCCTGGAACGTATGATCTCGATCTTCTCGAGCAGCCCCGCGTAAGAGATCGAGGAGGACTGCGGCTTGATGTCGTAGAGTTTCATCCGGCGCCCGCCATCTGTTTCTGAACCAGCTGGTAGTACATCCCCTTCCTTTCCACCAGTTCCTTGTGCGTCCCCTGCTCGACGATCGAACCTTCGTAGAGGACCAGGATCTTGTCCGCCCGCATGATGGTGCTGAGCCGGTGCGCGATCACCACCGCGGTACGGCCCTCGAGGATGTCCTGCATGTTCTGGAGTATGTTGCTTTCCGACTGCGTGTCGAGCGCCGAGGTCGCCTCGTCGAAGATGAGCAGGTGGGGATCGTGGTAGAGGGCGCGCGCAATGCACAGTCGCTGCATCTGTCCGCCGGAAAGCCCCATGCCCCGTTCACCGACGACCTGCTCGTAAGCCAACGGCATGTTGGCGATGAAGCCGTGGGCGTCCGACATCCTCGCCACATCCATGATGCGGCGCCGGTCCGGGTTTTCGTCACCCGCGGCGATGTTTTCCGCGATGGTGCCCGAGAACAGCAGGTTGGTCTGCATGACGTAGCCTACCTGAGCCCGGTAGTATTCCTTGTCGATTACCTCGAGGTCGTATCCGTCCACGGTGATGCGGCCCTCGGTCGGCGGGTAGAAACCCACCAGCATCTTGGCGAGCGTCGTCTTACCCGAGCCGCTGTGACCGACGATCGCCACCATCTCGCCCGGCCGGATGTCGAAGCTGATGTTCTCCAGCACGTACGAGGTTTCGTTGCCACCGTAGCGGAAGTACACCGAATCCAGCGAGATGTCGCCCCGCAGGTCCGGCAGCGCCACGCGTGTGGCCACGTCCTCCGGCTTCTGTTCCGGCTCTATGTCGAGCACGTCGCCAAGCCGTTCCATCGCCACGCCGGCCTCGTGGACCTGGTTCCACAGGCCCACCAACCCCATCAGCGGGGCGAGCACGCTGCCCATCAGGGCGTTGAATGCAATCAACTGCCCGATGGTGAGTTCCTGCGCCAGCACCAGGCTCGCCCCGGCCCAGAGGATGACGATGGTGGTGGCGGAGTTGAGCAGCTGACTCGCCAGGCCGATCAGGATGCCGAAACGCGACGCCCTGTATTGGACTCCCAGTGACTTGGCATACTTGCGTTCCCACTTCATGCGCATGGAGCGCTCGATCCCCATGCCCTTGATGGTTTCCGCCCCACCCAGGGTTTCCATCAGCACCGCCTCGGCGTCGGTCGAGGCGTCGAAGGCCTCGCGCGCGTATCGCTTGATCCGGGGCGTCACGGCGACGGTCAGCCCGATGATGGGCAGGACGAAAGCGATCAGTAGAAGCGTCAGCTTGGCGTTGTAGAGAAACAGGATGGTGAAGTAGATGAACACCATCAGCAGATTCAGCACCGTCGTGACCGTCGACTCGGTGAGGAAGGCCCGAATGGTGTGGTTCTCCTGAAACCGGGCAAAAATGTCTCCGGTCCGCCGCTTGGCGAAGAATGACAGCGGCAGCGACATGGCGTGCTTGAAGAACCGGGACATCATCGCGAAGTCCAGGTTCCGGATCATGAAGTTCGACAGGAACGCGCGCAGCGTCGCCGTCAACTGAGTGAACACGGTGGTAATGATCAGTCCGACGATCAGCAGGTTCAGCAGCGAGACGTTCTGGTGGACGACGACCCGATCGAGAATGTTCTGGATGATCACCGGCGGAACCACACCGAGCACCTGGATCACGAAGGTCGCGAGGATCAGGTGGCCAAGGATGGCCTTATAGGGTTTCAGATAGCCGACGAAACGGACCCAGGGCGAACGCGTTGCTGCCATCTGCACCATGTCCGCGCCCGGCGAGAACAACAGACAAGTGCCGGTCCAGCCCTTCTCGAATTCGGCCACCGTCATCTTTCGGAATCCCGGACCCGGGTCGGCGACCCAGACGTGGTTCTTCGAAACGCCATAGACGACGATGTAGTGATAGCCCTCCCAGTGCGCGATGAATGGCAACTCGAATCCGAGCAGCGACTGGTAGGTGCACTTCACTCCGCGGGTGGAGAATCCGAGGGAGTCGCCGACCCGGGACAGGCTGTCGAGGGTGGCCCCCTGCGTCGTGACATTGGCCAGTTCGCGCAGCTTCCCCAGTGTCATGGGGATGCCGTAGTGCCGGCAGATCATGGCCAGGCAGGCCGCGCCGCAGTCCATCTCCTCGGCCTGCTCGACCAGCGGGAAGCGCTTGATCACGCGTTCACCCGCCTTCGGGCTGGTCCCGAAATCCAGCCGCAACGGGCGGCGGCGCCGCTCGGCGATCTTGCGCTGGCGCTGCAGCTCGCGCTCGGCGTATGCGATACGCTCCTCCAGCACCTCGCGGAGCCGGGGATTGCGCTCGAGGATGAAATGCACCGTCTGCTCGGGGATCACCAGCAGCACGCAGTCGGTCACGGCGACCGCAGAGGCAGGTTGTTCCTGACGCAACAGGCAGGCCTTCTCGCCGAACACCTCTCCCCGTTTCAGATTCGCGAGTGGATACTCGTTGCCTTCCTCGGCCCGAGTGATCTGCACCTCACCCTGACGGACGATGTAGAGTCGCCGGTCCTCCCGGGAATCCTGCGAGAGGATCGTCTGTCCAGCCTTGATCCGTTTGACGCCGACGCTGCGGACGAACTCCTCGATTTCCGCCTTCTCGACCTTGCCGCGCAGGTCGAACAGGCGTGTCACGAGCCCACCCGCCGAGGCGATGGCGACATAGCTCATGACGAAGGACTGGGCATTCGGGTTCGCAGCCAGCAGCGGCGCAACGACCTCCCGCGGAATGTAGACGAGTTCCGACTTCGCCGAGGAGCGCACCGAGGCCTCGTGCTGGAACTCGCGCAGGATCCCGAGCTCCCCGATGACCTCGCCGGTCTTGCGGACCCCCATGCTGGTTTCCTTGCCGCCCTCCTCGGTGAACAGCCTGACCGCGCCCCGCTTGACGACGAACAGCCCGTCGCCACGATCGCCGGCCTGGATCACCTGTTCTCCGAATCCGTAAAACCGGGACTCGGCACTGGCCGCGAGTCGCTCGATCTCCGCTTTGTCGAAGGCCGACAGCAACTCGACGGACGCGAGGAAGTCGGTCAGGGAGTCGGATGCGTCGTTCAAGTTCGCTGTCTCGCTCTTGGCTTCGGATTCTGTTTCGGGATAGCCCGACGTTCCCAAACTGCAGGGGCGCGCACCTGTCGGGTTACGCTGCGCTAACCCGACCTACAAACCATGCCTACTGCTGGTTCCTACAGTATTTCGATGCCGTGCTCTCGCGCCCGCGCAGCGAGCCAGTCCTCGCGCAGGATTCGTCGAATCTCGGTGCGGGTCTCCTCGTCCAGGCGGGCCGTATTGGTGGCGTCGATCCTGAAGATCTCATGGTGCTCACCGCCGCTATGGAAGGGGCCGACCAGGTCGCCCGGCGAGGCGTTGAACACCTTCGCCTCGATCTCCGGCTGCAGGGACCCGCGCATGACCTTGCCCACACTGCCACCGCGCTCGCGCGTGTCTGCGAGCGAATGTTCGGCCGCCATCTCGGCGAAGCTCTCCGGGTCGTCCGCGAGCACCGACAGCATCTCTTTTGCGGCGCCCTCGGAATCCATCACGATGTGCCTGACCTCGATACTGTCGAAACGGGGAGAATGCAGCTTGAAATACGCCTCGACCGCCTCGTCCCGGCAGACCTCTTTCATCATCTTTTCCTGGTAGAGCATGTCGATGATGAACTGCTCCAGGTCGTCCAGCGTCACGCCGAGCGAGTCCAGCCAGGCGATCGCATCCTGGGCCCGGTGCAGGCCCTGGACACGGCGGAACTGGTCGGCGCGCTCCTGGATCTCGTCGTCGGATACCGGAATGCCGGCCTTCTTCGCGGCGTGTACGGCCAGCTTGTCCTTCAGTATCTCTTCGATCAGGCCGTCGAACCGCCCGCTCAGTTTCAGGATCCTGATAAACCCGTCCGTCGTCACGACCTCGTCGTCGATCTTGACCAAATCCGTCATCCTGTCGTCTCCCGTTTTCTCTATATTGCGTGTCATTGCGGCCGGTCCGGCGAGGTCTGGCTCCAGCCGGGCGTGTGGACTGGACGCACCATCCCTTGCCGACCTCCGCCGGTCCCATCAGCCGGCGAGCTCCCTGAAGGGGTCCAGCGCGAAATCGATCAGCCTGCGCTGGCGGACGGTGATCTCGGCGGACGCCTCCATGCCGTAGCGCAACGAGTAGTCCTGCCCGGCGATGGTGAAGTAGTCCCTTCCCAGGGAGACCCGACCCTCGTAGACCGGCAACTGGGCCTCCCTTGCCGACGGCCGGGTCGATGGCGAGATGTATTCCACTTTGCCGTTGATGTATCCGTAACGCTGGAAGGGAAAGGCGTTGAACTTCAGCTTTGCCTCCTGCCCCACGCGTAGAAACGCCCTGTCCGACTCGGGAATCTCGATATTCAGGACGGTCCTGGCGTCTTGGGGCGCGATCCCGCCCAGCGGTGTGTTCGGTTGCACCTTGTCACCGGGCTGGGTCAGAGCCACGTCCGTGATTACCCCGGAGACCGGCGCCACGATGCGTAGAAAGTTTTCCTCGTCGATGTTGTCGAAATTCACCCTCGAGGCAGCGTCGGAGGCGAGTTCGGCGCGTTTGAGTTCCATCTGCACCCGGAATTCCTCGTACTCGATCTTGTCCAGCAGCTCCTCGTGCTGGATGCGCAGCTCCAGCAGCTTGCTGTCGCTGCCTTCGAGCTCCGTCTTGACCTTTGCGTATTCCTCGCTCAACTGGAATTCCAGCTCACCCAGCTTGGCCTCGGCGAGTTCATAGCTGGTGTTGGCGGCAATCAGCTCGCTACGCTTCTCCTCGACCTGTTTTTGCGACACACCGCCGCCACCCTCGGAGCGAATCAGGCGCTGGAACTTGTCCAGATCGCGCCGCGCGATATCGCGGGCGCGGGTGGCCGTTTCCAGATTACCGCGCGCCTCGACGAGCTTGGCCTTCTGTACGTCGGCGAGCTTTGCCATACCCTCCGAGACCCGCTTCTCGTGCTGGTTCGCCGCGATCTCGATCTGCTTGTCCAGGACCTCTGCCTGACGCTCCATCAATGCCTTGCGCTCGGGAAAATGCCGAGACTCCCGCTCGGCCTCGGCCAGTTTGAGCCGCGCATCCAGGGCGTTGGTCGCCACCTCGACCGCCCCCCGCGCGTTGATCCTGGCCAGCACGTCACCCGCTTCGACGGGCTGCCCCTCGGCGATATAGATATCCACCATCTCTCCGGCGATCGGCGCATAGAACCTGCGTACCTCGGACTCGGGGCCCAGCGTGCCGGTGGTGGTCACGATCACGTCCGCCCGCCCGATCATCGACCAGATCAGGGCCGCGAGCAGCATGGCGCCGATCAGCAGGATGGTGGCGCGCATCATCTTCGAAGGCTCGGCCAGGAGCAGCTCCGTACCTTCGGCGCTGTGATCCTCCAGCGCCTCGGTCAATCGTCTGAGTCTGTCGCCTTCCGAGCTCATGATCCGCCACCCCTCATACCGGGTCCCTTGCCCGCACCGATGTCTTCAATTCGCCCCGCCCGCCCGTGAATCCGGCGCCGGGAGCAGCGCTAGCTTCTCACGCAACAGGGTCGGGTTCAAAACCATCCCCAGCTCATTCAGGGACAGCCGCTGCAGGCGCACCTCCCTGTCGATGTCGGTGCGCAGCCTGCGCTGCGCCTGCGGGTCGTCCAGTCCCAGCAGTTCACGGATACGATAAGCCTGCCAGGCACTCACACGCGCCGCGGAGAGGGCCCCCGCCTGACGCCGGTAGGTCGCCGAGATCCCGTCCTCCAGTCGCAGAATCCCCGGAATGCCGCCGCCCGAGCGATACGCTTCCCACTTCTCCCTCGCCTCGGCTTCGGCTTCCTGCGCTCTCGCCAGTGCCTCGGCAGAGCGGACCTGCATGTCTGCCTCGATGGCGGAGAGGAAATACGCGTCCCTTTGCGGGTCCAGCATGGCATGGAAGGACAAAAGGGCGTCTCCGTAGCCCGGTGTGTCCCTTTTATCCCCCAGTTTCGCGAACTCGTCCGCGATCCGCCGGTTACGATCCAGCTCCGCCTGGGCGACTTCCCCCCAGGAATTGTCGGTCAACCCCGCCAGGATGGAGAGATTTTCCTCGATATCCCCGGAGAGCCAGGCATCGGATGCAGCGCGGTACTCAGCCGAGATTTCGGGTGGCGGCAGGACATCGCGTCGGATCGCGGCGGCCTTCATCAGAAAGGGCGGGGTCCGGAAATCCGAGGCATCGAGCGCCTCCATGACCCCCATCAGGTCACGGGCCCCGATCTTCTCCTGGATATCGAGATACGCATCCAGATCGGCCAGGACCTGATCCAGACCGGCGATTCGTGGATATTTGTCGCCGACCCGCTCGATCTCTTCGGCGAGTCCCGCCGTCCGGTCTGCAGCGAGCGCCGCCTCGATCCGGGGGCGAAGCCGGTCCAGTGCAGCCAGGTACACCGACCGCTCGCTGCGCAGTTCCCGCAACGCACTGTAGGCCCGCGCCTGCAGATCGCCGGAGCTCGGTTCGTATTCGAGTATCAGCCGCATCCGGCGACGATTCCTCTCGTCGTCCGTCTCCCACCAATCGATCAGGGCATTGATAGACGCTTCGTCGACATAGATCTCGATAGGGGCGTCGTGCCCACCGCGCATTTCGACAAAGGCATCAACCTCGGTCATCCACCCCAGCAGGTCCAGCAGTTCCAGGCCATCGGTATTCGCCGCGGAGATCGCGCGCGCCCCGTTCAGGACCCGCCGTGCCCCGGTATGGTCCCCGCCCCTTATCGCCTCTGCCCAACGCGGAACCGCGTATTTCATCAGCGACTCGGTCGCCAGGTCCCGAATCTCGGGACTGTCGGGGTGCAGGGCAAGGTAGGCATTCGCCGCGGATGCGCTACCCTCGTAGTCACCGGCGGCGAGGAGCCGCTCGATCTCGCGCTCCTGCCTGCCAACCAGATAGACCGTGGTCGCGACCGCGCCGCCGACCAGCAGCAGCAGTACCATAAAGACCCACAAGCCCCGCGAACGCCCGGTGCCGGGCTCCGAAAACGAACCCTTGAGCTCCTTGATAAACAGCCATTTCCGCCGCAGGTATCCCGGTCGGGCCTCCGCCGGCCGGGATACGTCCTTCTCCTTGACTGCCTCTTCAACCTCTTTCGGGTCACCAACCCTGTTCTCCTCCTCTTCGACGCAGAAGATATCCAGGAACGAATTGGCCGTTTCCACGAACGTTGTCTTTCCCTCTGGTGATGCTCTCGCCGGCAAAGCCCCCGGATCACCGGCCTTTACCGGCGATTCCGTCGCGTCCACGCCCCCGGTCTGCGGCTCCATCCGGACGCTGTAGCTGAAGAAATCCCCCCCGAAGGCTACGATGTCTCCGTCGGTGAGCGCACGCGCATGTTCGTCCAGCCGCACCCCGTTGACCCAGGTCCCGTTGGTACTGCCCAGATCCTCGATGTAAGGAATCCCCTCCTTGAGAAAAAGGTGTGCATGTCGGCGTGACAGGTAATTGACCTCGTCGTCGTGACGCGGCGCGTACTGGGAGAAGGTGTCGTCCGCCTTGCTGACCAGGAACGGGAAACGGTTGACCGCGATGGCCGCGATGTCCCCGGAAGACGACGGAACCAGCGTGAGGTGTGTCTCGGGACCGCGCGAGGCAGCATCGTTCGCGGCATCGGGGAAATCCACCCGGTAGGTGAGATGCTGCCCGAAGCAGATCTCGTCCCCCTGGCGCAACCGCGCGGGCTTTACAGCCACGATCTTGCCATTGACCGTGGTCCCGTTCCGGCTGCCGAGATCGGCGACGTAGAAACCGCCATTCTCGCTGAACAGCCTTGCGTGCCGGCGCGACAGGCAACATACCGCGTCCGCGCCGTACGCGGCGAACGGCACCTCGTCGCGACCGACGGGAAACAGCGCGTCGGCGATGATGATGTCACCCAGCTCCGGATGGGAGACGGGCTTCAATCTGACCTGCATCGTGATCTGAGTTCCGGATTTCAGTTTACGGCCGGCCACCTGCTGGTTCTGACGCCCGTGTGCGCTTGACGGTGGTCGGTCATACGGCCGTGCTTCGCCGGGAGCACTCCGACAGCCTGTTCACCCCGGCGGGGTGTTTCACATCAACCGGAAGACCCGACCGTGACCGGGGGCCAGCCGCCTCCCAGCGCCTTGTAAAGTTCGACCGTGTCGGACAGTATCAACTGGTGGTTCTGAAGCAGTTCCTGCTCCGCCCGCAACAGCGAGCGCTCGGACTCGAACCACTCGAGTTGCGAGACCATCCCCTCCTTCAACTGCCGCTGGATCTGCTGGGAGACGACGCGCAGATTCTCCCGCTGCATCTCGAGTTCCGCCTTCTGCGCCCGGTGACTCGCCAGGTTGACCAGGGTGTTCTCCACCTCCTCGAACGCCCTGATCACCGTGCGCTTGTACTCTTCTTCGGCCAGCCGTGTCCTCGCCTCGTTAACCTTCAACTGCGCCCTCACGTTCGGATCGAAGATCGGAATGTCGATCCTGGGGAGAAACCCGACCGACCATGAGGCCAGCAGGTCCGTAAGTTCCAGGCTCGAATTTCCGCCCCTCGCGGTCAAGGTGATCGACGGCAGTCTCGCGAGCCGAGCCTGGCCGACGAGATCGTACGCCTGCAGGACGCGGAACTCGGCGGCAATGATATCAGGCCGGCGCGACAGAAGATCAGACGGCAAACCTGCCGGGACCGCCATCAGGCGAACCTCGCTGCGCAGACTGCCCGGCGGGACGTGAAACTCCCCGGCCGGGATGCCCAGCAACGTCGCGATGGCATTCTCGGACAGTTGCCGGACCCGCTTCAACTCGAGGAGTTGGTTCTGCAGCCGACCGACCTCGGCCTTCTGCTGCATCACCCGCGTCTCGGGGATCAATCCCTCCCGCAGCATGGCGCCGTAGATCGCCAGGATCTGCCGGTTCTTGTCGATCATGGCCTGCTGCTGCGCGATCTGCTCGTCGAACTGGCGTATTCTGAAATAGGTCGTCGATACGTCCGAGACCATCGACAGGTAGCCCGCACGCCAGTCCGCTTCGGTGGCGAAGTATCCCGCCTCCTGTGCCTGCACACCCTTCTTGAACTTTCCCCAGATGTCCAGTTCCCAGTTCAACGAAGCGGCTGCGCTGTACTGGGTGCTCGTGCCCAGTCCGGCACTGGTCTGCACATTGGCGCCCGCCGCCGCACCGATGGTCGGCAGTCTCAGGGCCTCGGCCTGGCTGATGGCCGCGCCCGCGACCTCGCTGCGCGCCGCCAGCACCTTGATATCGATATTCTGCGAAATCGCCGTATCGACGAGCCCGTCCAGGTAGTCGTCCCCGAAGTTTCGCCACCAGTCCGGACGCACGGTCTCGGCCGCCGATACGTCGATCGCCGTCTCGTCCGACCAGGCCGGCTTGGTGGCGGTCTCAGGACGCTCGTATTCCGGCCCGGCGAGGCTTGAGCAGGCCGCCTGAACCAGGATCCCGGCGGCGACCGGTAATACCCGCAGCAGTGACATTCCCCGCCGCG
Coding sequences:
- a CDS encoding peptidase domain-containing ABC transporter, with product MNDASDSLTDFLASVELLSAFDKAEIERLAASAESRFYGFGEQVIQAGDRGDGLFVVKRGAVRLFTEEGGKETSMGVRKTGEVIGELGILREFQHEASVRSSAKSELVYIPREVVAPLLAANPNAQSFVMSYVAIASAGGLVTRLFDLRGKVEKAEIEEFVRSVGVKRIKAGQTILSQDSREDRRLYIVRQGEVQITRAEEGNEYPLANLKRGEVFGEKACLLRQEQPASAVAVTDCVLLVIPEQTVHFILERNPRLREVLEERIAYAERELQRQRKIAERRRRPLRLDFGTSPKAGERVIKRFPLVEQAEEMDCGAACLAMICRHYGIPMTLGKLRELANVTTQGATLDSLSRVGDSLGFSTRGVKCTYQSLLGFELPFIAHWEGYHYIVVYGVSKNHVWVADPGPGFRKMTVAEFEKGWTGTCLLFSPGADMVQMAATRSPWVRFVGYLKPYKAILGHLILATFVIQVLGVVPPVIIQNILDRVVVHQNVSLLNLLIVGLIITTVFTQLTATLRAFLSNFMIRNLDFAMMSRFFKHAMSLPLSFFAKRRTGDIFARFQENHTIRAFLTESTVTTVLNLLMVFIYFTILFLYNAKLTLLLIAFVLPIIGLTVAVTPRIKRYAREAFDASTDAEAVLMETLGGAETIKGMGIERSMRMKWERKYAKSLGVQYRASRFGILIGLASQLLNSATTIVILWAGASLVLAQELTIGQLIAFNALMGSVLAPLMGLVGLWNQVHEAGVAMERLGDVLDIEPEQKPEDVATRVALPDLRGDISLDSVYFRYGGNETSYVLENISFDIRPGEMVAIVGHSGSGKTTLAKMLVGFYPPTEGRITVDGYDLEVIDKEYYRAQVGYVMQTNLLFSGTIAENIAAGDENPDRRRIMDVARMSDAHGFIANMPLAYEQVVGERGMGLSGGQMQRLCIARALYHDPHLLIFDEATSALDTQSESNILQNMQDILEGRTAVVIAHRLSTIMRADKILVLYEGSIVEQGTHKELVERKGMYYQLVQKQMAGAG
- a CDS encoding peptidylprolyl isomerase, producing the protein MTDLVKIDDEVVTTDGFIRILKLSGRFDGLIEEILKDKLAVHAAKKAGIPVSDDEIQERADQFRRVQGLHRAQDAIAWLDSLGVTLDDLEQFIIDMLYQEKMMKEVCRDEAVEAYFKLHSPRFDSIEVRHIVMDSEGAAKEMLSVLADDPESFAEMAAEHSLADTRERGGSVGKVMRGSLQPEIEAKVFNASPGDLVGPFHSGGEHHEIFRIDATNTARLDEETRTEIRRILREDWLAARAREHGIEIL
- a CDS encoding HlyD family efflux transporter periplasmic adaptor subunit, translating into MSSEGDRLRRLTEALEDHSAEGTELLLAEPSKMMRATILLIGAMLLAALIWSMIGRADVIVTTTGTLGPESEVRRFYAPIAGEMVDIYIAEGQPVEAGDVLARINARGAVEVATNALDARLKLAEAERESRHFPERKALMERQAEVLDKQIEIAANQHEKRVSEGMAKLADVQKAKLVEARGNLETATRARDIARRDLDKFQRLIRSEGGGGVSQKQVEEKRSELIAANTSYELAEAKLGELEFQLSEEYAKVKTELEGSDSKLLELRIQHEELLDKIEYEEFRVQMELKRAELASDAASRVNFDNIDEENFLRIVAPVSGVITDVALTQPGDKVQPNTPLGGIAPQDARTVLNIEIPESDRAFLRVGQEAKLKFNAFPFQRYGYINGKVEYISPSTRPSAREAQLPVYEGRVSLGRDYFTIAGQDYSLRYGMEASAEITVRQRRLIDFALDPFRELAG
- a CDS encoding FHA domain-containing protein; the encoded protein is MQVRLKPVSHPELGDIIIADALFPVGRDEVPFAAYGADAVCCLSRRHARLFSENGGFYVADLGSRNGTTVNGKIVAVKPARLRQGDEICFGQHLTYRVDFPDAANDAASRGPETHLTLVPSSSGDIAAIAVNRFPFLVSKADDTFSQYAPRHDDEVNYLSRRHAHLFLKEGIPYIEDLGSTNGTWVNGVRLDEHARALTDGDIVAFGGDFFSYSVRMEPQTGGVDATESPVKAGDPGALPARASPEGKTTFVETANSFLDIFCVEEEENRVGDPKEVEEAVKEKDVSRPAEARPGYLRRKWLFIKELKGSFSEPGTGRSRGLWVFMVLLLLVGGAVATTVYLVGRQEREIERLLAAGDYEGSASAANAYLALHPDSPEIRDLATESLMKYAVPRWAEAIRGGDHTGARRVLNGARAISAANTDGLELLDLLGWMTEVDAFVEMRGGHDAPIEIYVDEASINALIDWWETDDERNRRRMRLILEYEPSSGDLQARAYSALRELRSERSVYLAALDRLRPRIEAALAADRTAGLAEEIERVGDKYPRIAGLDQVLADLDAYLDIQEKIGARDLMGVMEALDASDFRTPPFLMKAAAIRRDVLPPPEISAEYRAASDAWLSGDIEENLSILAGLTDNSWGEVAQAELDRNRRIADEFAKLGDKRDTPGYGDALLSFHAMLDPQRDAYFLSAIEADMQVRSAEALARAQEAEAEAREKWEAYRSGGGIPGILRLEDGISATYRRQAGALSAARVSAWQAYRIRELLGLDDPQAQRRLRTDIDREVRLQRLSLNELGMVLNPTLLREKLALLPAPDSRAGGAN
- a CDS encoding efflux transporter outer membrane subunit; translated protein: MDQWCRFKLACRRCTAAVALPRRGMSLLRVLPVAAGILVQAACSSLAGPEYERPETATKPAWSDETAIDVSAAETVRPDWWRNFGDDYLDGLVDTAISQNIDIKVLAARSEVAGAAISQAEALRLPTIGAAAGANVQTSAGLGTSTQYSAAASLNWELDIWGKFKKGVQAQEAGYFATEADWRAGYLSMVSDVSTTYFRIRQFDEQIAQQQAMIDKNRQILAIYGAMLREGLIPETRVMQQKAEVGRLQNQLLELKRVRQLSENAIATLLGIPAGEFHVPPGSLRSEVRLMAVPAGLPSDLLSRRPDIIAAEFRVLQAYDLVGQARLARLPSITLTARGGNSSLELTDLLASWSVGFLPRIDIPIFDPNVRAQLKVNEARTRLAEEEYKRTVIRAFEEVENTLVNLASHRAQKAELEMQRENLRVVSQQIQRQLKEGMVSQLEWFESERSLLRAEQELLQNHQLILSDTVELYKALGGGWPPVTVGSSG